ATAATACTTGAGAGTTGTTACATCCCCTGCTGATTAGCGGGGGATTTTTTTATACAAAGGTTTCATGAAACAAAAGTTTTGTAACATCAATTTCTGACTGCTTCATGCCACGGAGTAAAAAAGCTCAAATAACTTTCTGAAAAAAGGCATAACTTCCTTTTTCCTTTATAAGAAAAATGTAGTAAACTGTTGTTGGAAACAAACTGCTTTTACCAGAAAGGAGATGTGTACTATGAGAAATAGCATTGTCAAAAATCAAATTGTTGGTGAGGATCGCAGAGAATCCTGTTAACATGGGCATATTTCCTAAAACCGGATTCTTCTGTGGTCATGTCTAAAGCTTTATACATGATTAGAGGAGGAGTCCTACTTTGGATCTCAAAACATTAGGCTGGAATCAAAACTTTGAACAACATTTTGCAGCATATTCTGATCCTACATATATTGTAGGCCGAGTTACCTTAGAGCATAAACGTATCTATCGCGTCATGACTGAAGGCGGCGAGCTACTGGCTGAAATTAGTGGAAAAATGCGATATCAGGCTTTTGATCGAGAAGATTATCCAGCAATAGGCGATTGGGTCGTCATGCAGCCTCGCTGGGAAGAGCAAAAAGCTACGATTCATGCTATTTTACCACGGCAAAGTAAGTTTTCACGTAAAGCGGCTGGCAATGCTCTCGAAGAACAGATCGTTGCAGCCAACGTAAATACTGTGTTTTTAGTTAATGCTCTTAATTTAGATTTTAACCTTCGTCGTATTGAGCGTTATCTGCTGGTCACATGGGAATCTGGCGCTAATCCTGTGATTGTACTTAGCAAAGCTGATTTATGTGAGGATATTGAAAGCAAGATCGCTGAAGTGGAATCGATAGCATTGGGAGTACCGATTTATGCGATTAGCACTTTCGCTCATCAGGGATTGGAGCAGCTTCTCCCCTATGTTCAAACTGGGCAGACCGTTGCCTTACTTGGATCATCTGGGGTTGGAAAATCCTCGCTAGTCAATGCATTAAGCAAGGAACAGCTTCAGATTGTACAGGAAGTCCGCAGCGGTGATGACCGAGGAAAGCATACGACCACCCATCGCGAGTTATTCTTGTTGCCATCTGGGGGCCTCATGATTGATACTCCAGGAATGCGCGAGCTCCAGCTTTGGGATTCCAATGAAGGCTTAGCAGATACCTTTAAAGATATAGAGGAATTGGCAGAACGCTGCCGCTTCTACGATTGCAGGCATACAACTGAACCGGGATGCGCTATTAAAGCTGCATTGGAGGAAGGAACGCTCACAGACAAGCGCTATCAAAACTATGTAAAGCTACAGCGTGAGCTAGCCTTTCTAGCACGTAAAGAAAACAGACAGGCTCAAGCGGCGGAAAAGAATCGCTGGAAACAAATAAACAAATCGCTGCGTGATGCTCCTAAAAAGCGATAATCCTGTACTTTTTCTGTCTTCAACTAATAAGAAAGACTCGAGCTACTAAACTCGAGTCTTTTTGATGCCTACATAAGCATTTTCCCCATCCGAAAGGCTGCATGCATGATGGGAGCCGCAATTTCCTTCATCTTCTCTTCCGTTAATCGGCTTGATGGGCCAGAAACAGATAAAGCAGCAAATACCTTTCCCTGTTTGTCATAAATGGGGGCAGACACCGCTGCCGCTCCTACCTCTCGTTCTTCACTACTGGTGGCAAATCCGACTTGCTTAATCAGTTTTAGCTGTTCTTGATATTGAGGCTTCTCTACCGAATCAGGCCAATTTGGAGACGTCAATAGTTCTTGCAGTAGCATTTGATCCGCAAAAGCCACCAGTACCTTACTGGAAGCTCCTACCGCCAACGACATTTTAGCCCCCACGGGAGCTACTCTTCTAATCGGTTGATTGCTTTGCACTGCCTGAATGCGAATGCGCTCAAGCCCGTCTATGACATACAGGCTCACCGTTTCTCCTAATAGGTCGCGCAATTTTTCCATCTCTGGCAATAAAATGACTGCCGGATCATCCTCCCGGGTCAAATTAGCTGATAACTCCCACACACGAAATCCCAAACGGTACTTTTCCGTTTGAACATTGCGTTGTAAAAATCCCTTGCTTTCAAGTGCGGCCAACAACCGATGTACAGTACTTTTATGCAAACCAATCCGAGCAGCGATTTCACTTAATCCTAATTCCGTTGCATCCGTAAAACAAAGAAGGACATCTAAAGCCCTTTCTACGCTACGAACGGTTGCCTTGGGTTCTTCCATGACTATTCCCTTCCTTCTCACGGTCGTTCCATCTAGTGAAACCATGTTCTATTTTTAATAAGTATACCTGATTTATTGGCCGCTGTAACTAATTTTCCCTTCCAAAAAAACAGTGATCCCTTCCTTGGAAGCAGATCACTGTTGGATACCTTTGAAGCATTCTCTTGTTTACTGTACCTCCATGATTACACCTGGATTGTAGCGTTTGAGGTAATGAAATATTTCCTGTCTTTGTAAAACCTCATACTCAGTTAGCATGTTGTGCTGCGTTAGATATTCAGATAGAGCTTTTGTTCCTTTTTCCATGCGTCTCATAGCGGCATCGGGAGTTGTCAGCATGGCTGGGACCAGCAGTTGATAGTACCAGATTCCCTTCGCTTCCTCCGATACATCTACAGAGAGCTCGATATCAGGATTTTCAAAAGCAAACAGTGTGTTAAATCGTTCAGAGGTTGTCACGTCTTGAGTTGTAGGAATCGAGATACGCCATACAGAAAGATAGTACTCTTCATTAAATAGCGCCAGCTCATCGGTAACAAGCTGGTACGACTTTTGATCATGATTCACTTCCATTTTACAACCTCCTAATAGTTGGCCGCTTTTTTATGAACCACTAAAATAAATTACTTCCTTCCCCTAACGCTTGGGCATCCTCTGCCGTAATTAGCACTGTACGGGGCTTCCCTCCATTTTGTCCTGCAACGTAACCGCTAGCCTCCATCATTTCAATTAAGCGGGCGGCACGATTGTATCCGATACGGAATCTGCGCTGTAAGCTTGATGCCGATGCCTGCCCTTGTTCGGCTACAAATACAAGTGCTTCATGGAATAATGGGTCATCTCCCATCTCAATGGATGAGACCTGAGCCTCTAATTCTTCCCTAGTAAAAATATATTCCGGCTTGCGTTGTTTCTTGATTACAGATGTCACTGCATCAATTTCGTCATCATTGACATAATTTCCTTGTAAACGAATCGGAGGCGCTCCGCTTTCTAAAAAGAGCATGTCCCCTCTTCCAAGTAATCTTTCTGCTCCACTTTGATCCAAAATCGTCCGGGAATCAATTTGCGAGAACACAGCAAACGCAAGACGTGTAGGAACGTTAGCCTTGATATTCCCAGTGATGATATCTACAGATGGTCGCTGCGTAGCAAGCAATAAATGAATACCGCAAGCTCGCGCCTTTTGAGCAATACGGATGATACAGTCCTCAACATCCTGCGGAGAGACCATCATCAAATCGGCTAGCTCATCTATTATAATGACAATATACGGTAATTGATCATCTGTCGTTTGGTTGTAGCGTTCAATATCCCGAACACCAGCCTCAACAAACAGGGCATACCGTTTTTCCATCTCTTCTACAGCCCATTTAAGAGACGCAGTTGCTTGTTTAGCATCTGTAACAACAGGAGTAACCAAATGCGGTAGATTATTATAGGGTGCCAATTCCACCATTTTCGGGTCAATCAGCAACAATCGTACTTGTTCTGGTGTGGACTTAAATAGCAAACTAATAATAATCGAATTGATACAAACACTTTTCCCTGATCCAGTAGACCCTGCCACCAAACCGTGTGGCATTTTTTTAATATCAGCCACGATCGGCTCCCCACCAATATCCATTCCAAGCGCTATAGCAAGAGGCGAAGGATGGTTCTTGAATTTGTCTGATTCCAGTATACGGCGGATAAAGATCGGCTCGCTTTTGTTATTTGGAACCTCTATGCCGACCGCATTTCGTCCAGGAATAGGAGCTTCTATCCGAATATCCTTAGCAGCCAAATTTAATTTAATATCATCCGAAAGACCAGTAATTTTATTGACTTTAACCCCAGGTGCCGGTTGTAACTCAAAGCGTGTTACTGACGGACCTTTAACTATATTCACTATATTTGCATTTACGTTAAAGTTACTTAGCGTTTCCTCTAGTAGATTCTTTTGATCCAATGTATGTTCGTAATCATCCTCGGTTAAAGCCTGAGTAGGCGTTAATAGCGAGGTCGATGGAAATTCATACATGGGTCGTTCTTCGGGCAAATCTTCTCTAGATGTCAGCTTTTCCGAATGATTTTGAGAAGCATTAGGCGATATCTTTAGGGATGCTTCTCCTACTAGCTCAGACTCTGTTGGTTGTACTGCTGGAAAAACAGGCGCTTCTGGTTGAACAGTAGATATCGCTGTTGTCTTCGGCTCCTCCACTGTTTGTACCTGTTCTACTCGGTCTATATGAACCTCATCAGTGATACTATCCTCTTTTGCTGCTACATAGGAAAAGGGAATAGGTAAAACTGGTTGCTTTTCCTCTACCGTATTCTTCTCATCCGAGATGGAAAGGTTGTGTACATGCTCCTGTTTGAGCATTACATCCCTTGCATGAACTGCCCCACTCATTTCATGTTGAACGGAAACAACATTTTTTAGCTCCTGTTGCTCAAAATCTACTAGCCCACTAGAAACTGCTGGCGTATCCGACTGCTCATAGGCCGTTATTTCTGGTTTAACTGCCTCTGATACTTCTGGTTCTGCTTGTTCCACTGCCTCTGGTTCAACAGCCTCTGACCTTTCCGGTTCTGCTCGCTCAAAAACTGCCTCTGGCTTGACCGCCCCTGGTACTTCTGATTCAGCTTGTTCCACCGCCTCTGGTTCAACAGCCTTTGACATTTCCGGTTCTGCTTGTTCAAAAACTGCCTTTGGCTGGACCACCTCTGATACTTCTGATTCAGCTTGTTCCACTGCCTCTGGTTTACTAATATCTGCTGCTTCCAGTTCTGAACGATATACTTTCTCTTGTACGCTTAGCTCAGACGTTTTACCTTGCCTTGCTGCTTGCAATCGTTGAGCTGCCAAAGCAGCAGCCTGTTCTCTTAAAGAATCAACTTCTGGCTTTTCATACTCCTCGTGTTCTGCTTCCCGAACCGGTTCATCCACCGTTACAATCACAATCTGTCCGTCCTCGTTAATTCGGGCTTGTCGAATTTGTTCCTTTTTAACCGTGTTATCTCCTTCTTTAATTTTCCCATAGATCGGTGAGAACAGCTCTGTAGGTGCAAAAGGCTTTTTAAAGCTATACGGCTCAGATTGATTGTAACTATCGCCTGAGGTTGAGCTAGGCACATGCTCTTCCTGATAAGTAGCATGAGAGGAATGTCTACTGTAGCGTGAATCGGATTCCTTTTGTCCTCGTTGAGCGTATCTATCTGTAACAGGCTGTTCTAAAGAACCCGCTTTCCATCTCTGGCGGCCTTCTGATTCCGACGCAATTCGTTCCTGTTGTGTAAAAGCATAATCTGTATTGTTCCTGCTTTCTCTGGAATCCCATAGCCCCTGCTCACTTTGACCCTGATTACGCTGATACTGGGATGGCATCTTATCCGAAGCAATATCAGTTAAGCGCCTTTTCGTTTTCCTCTGCTTTTCAAACTCACTGTCCGGCACGACAGGAAATCGGAAAAATCGGGGACGCGTTCTTTCCATGAACTCGTTTAATTCCTGCTCGTTATGATTCCTTGGGTAAATATTTTTGGTACGTGCCCTCGTAGAAGAAGTCTGCCTCGGTTGACGGCTAACAAATTCTATCGGTTGCTCTTCATCTATAGGAACGTGTTTAGCTTCCCGATTATCATCCTGCTCATGTACTTCTACCTCTACTTCCATCATTTCTTGCCAAAATTTCTTTAAACGTTCAAACAAACTAGCCATCTCTACTAGTCCTCTCTTCCTCTGTTAATTTAGAAAAGCTGGCTTTTCTGTCTTTTTCACTGTGTCACTGGCTGCTTTTCCCGATAAACTTCAGAGAAGCGATATTGAGGAATTTACTTTTACTCCTCGTCCTTCTGCTTCCTATTGTTGCACAGAAGGGTACGTCATCCATTTTATCACGAAAAGGGCAAACAGAGGCGTCAATTCAATTTTTTGAACAAAATTCGAAACCATCTGCATTCTCATGCGTATAACCTTTTGAAGGAAATTATTTTACAACCTAGAATATTCATCCATGACTACCCAATTTGAAAAGAGGTGCTTTTTTTATGAAAAAAACAACTGTAGGGGCTGCTGTATTGGCATCATCTGTTTTAGTAATGACAGGATGCTCAACCGATGGGACACTACTTCGAGATGCAACCGTAAATAGTATGGAAAAAGGAAGCTACAACCTTGCTGGTTCCTTTAAACTAACTGGGAATTTTGATGAAGTTTTGAAAAAAGAAAAGGCGTTAACAGATGAACAAGTTGGAATTCTAGAAAGCGTAAAAGAAGGTATTTCGTTTGAAGGTGTGAAAGGCGACACTGCAAGTTCTAAACTAACCATGTCTCTCAACAACGATAAAGCTTTACGCGACCACAAAGTATGGGAAGGTAAAGACAAAGCATCGATTGAAATGATCGTAGATAAACAAGATATCTATGTGAAATCCCCTATCGATAAGAAATATTTGAAATATGCACAAGATATGCAATTGACTGAAACAACTAACATAGATCCGGAGCTTGTGAAAAAATTCAGCGAAGATGTAAACAACCTCTCCATGAAATTCGCTAACAGATATATCAAGGGCTTCGACTTTAAAGGTTCCTCTGTACAAAACAAAGGCGAAGAAACGGTTAAATTACCAAACGGCGAGGAATTAAAAGCAACCCACCTGATCATTGAGCTAGATACGAAAAATCTGATTGAACTTGCTTACTACATTGCCAAAGATGCAACAGTTAATCCAGAGGTTCGCTCTTTTGCTATTGATTTGACCACAATGGCTACCAAGTTCTCAGATAAAGCTATTGAAGCGAAGAAAACTCTTCTAAAAGACGAAGAATATCGTAAAAATGCCACTGATCAAGTAGACTTAATGATCGCTGCTGCAAAAGTAGGCATTGCTGATTTTGAAAAAGAAAACAGCCCTGAAAAGCTAGTAGAGCTAGCTAAAACAGAAGGCGGGCTACAAAACCTGAAGCTGAAATTAGACTACTGGATCGATAAGGATAAATTGCCAGTACGTTCTACTGTAACAATTGATGTTACTATGAAAGATCCAAAAGCTACAGCGAAAGATGCAACTCCAATTACATTTGGCTTCATTGGCGATAGCTACCAATGGAACTTTGGCAAAGCAACACCATTCGTAGTTCCTAGTAAAAACGACGTGGTTAATTTTGCTGATCTAGCGAAAGATAAAGAAGCCATCAAAAACTTTGATGAAAAAGGCTTCTTCCATAAGATCATTAAGGAAGTACAAGCACAACAAGAAGAAATGAAAGCATTTGAAGCTGAAATGGAAGCCCTAGAAGCAAAAGAAAAAGCAGCTGAAGCTAAAGACAAAGCGGCCGAAGCTAAACCAAAAGCTCCTGAGGCTAAACCAAAAGCTCCTGAAACAAAAACAAAATAAGCATCTGATGTAAGAAAAGACCGTAGAGCGATTCCTCTACGGTCTTTCTTGATCTATTACGCCAGTAGATACCCCTTTTCTACCGCACTGTTAATCAGCTCTTCAGCATATGTCCAAAGTGATTCAGACCCCTCCTGAATCGGTTGCTTCACTCGCTTAATCACCTGATCCCTTGTAATATGATTGGTTTTCCAGGTGGCTCCTTCTGTGTAATAATTAAATAACAAGGGTTGAAACCGATCGAGAGCAACAGCAAATCGGGCCTCCGGAGTAATTCTTTGTTCAAATTCTTCCCACAAGCCCTTAAACTCTACCTCCTGATCGTCAGGTAATAAGGCATAGATTCTATCAGCAGCAGCCCTCTCTCGTGCCTCTTTGTCAAGATATCCCCGATCATCGTACACATATGTATCTCCCGCATCAATCTCTACAATATCATGCAGTAACAGCATTTTTATCACTCGTAACAAATCCACCTCAGTACCACTAGCATGCTCTTGCAAAACCATTGCTAACATCGCTACATGCCATGAATGCTCAGCATCATTTTCACGCCTAGAGCCATTCAAAAGTAAGGTCTGTCGGTAGATATGCTTCATTTGATCAATTTCTCTTAAAAATTGGAGCTGCTGTTCAATTCGTACTCCTGTTTGATTCAAAATCATGTTATTCTCCCCTCTACCTTTTCTGGTTGTAAGCGCTGTATTTTTTGCAGATGATTCAAAGTTTTCTTACTTATAATAAATAACCGAATCATTATAAGTGAGTGTAGGAAAACCTCCCGCTATGTACAGGAGGTTCTTCTTTCCTTTATAAAGAAAGATTCGGCAAAAAGCCCGTCTTTCCTTTTTAATGAGATGAAAGTACAGTACCAACCTGATCCGAAACCAGTGTTCCTAGATTCTCACCTTCACAAATCCGCTTCATGACATGCTTCTTATCAAAATTAAAAACATGGATAGGCAAAGCATAGTCACGGGCCAAAATGATGGCAGATTGATCCATTACCTTCAATCCCTGACGAATCACATCATCATAGGAAAGCGATTCATACAGCTTTGTTTTTGCCAAAATGCGCGGGTCTCCATTGAGTACACCATCTACCCCATGCTTGGCAACAAGGATCGCATCAGCTTCCATTTCTAAAGCGCGCTGTACGGCAGGATAATCTGTTGTGACATAAGGCTGACCATTTCCGCCAGCAAAGATAATGACATGTCCTTTCTCTAAATGATGCATCGCTCGCAGACGAATATATGGCTCGGCAACTGAATTAATTGGATTAGCAGTCATCACACGTACCTCATGATCAGTTCTGTTGTTCAGCACACCTCTGAGCATAAGACTGTTAATAACCGTTGCCATGGTGCCGATATTATCCGCTTCCACACGGCCAATCCCCCATTCATTGGCCATATTCCCTCTAAAAATATTGCCACCACCAATGACGATAGCTACCTCCACGCCTAACCGTAACAGTGCCTCTACTTCATCCGCAATGTGTGTCAGCCTATCTGGATCAAAACCAAATCCTTTGCCTCCAGCTACAGCACCACCACTTAATTTGACCAGTACACGCTTATATCTTGGCATAGCTCTCCCCCTTACTTTGTGGAAGAATTCCTTCCGTATTGTAATCAGAAATTAGGGGTTTTGGCAATCTTTTCAAGAAAAAAATAGCTAACAATAATCTCGCATCATATTGCATAGCTCATCTTGCAGCGCTCCCCCACTTACAATCATGCTAACCAGTAATTCGGGATGATAAGCTTCATATGTAAATGCTTCTGCACACCAACCAGTCATTTTCGCCCCTGCCTCTTGTGCAATTAAGACGCCAGCCGCCACATCCATCATGTTGGTTTTTTCCATTACAATGTAATCAAGCCAGCCATTTGCCAACAAACAAAAATCTAGCGCAGGAGAATAATTTCTCATTAAACGTTTCGTGTGTAGGAACAAATCTCTAGTGGTCTCTATTTCTTGCTCTTTTGTCAATGCCTCTCTACCTCGTACGTAAGAACCTGTCGCACGGGCGAGTACATTTTTATTACTGACATGCATTGGGGTGCCATTTAAATAGGCTCCTTTGCCCTTCTCTGCCCAAAATAATTGGTTAGCTATCGGGTTGTATACCACTCCTACTAACAGCTCTCCACGGTGCTCTAGCGCAATCGAAACAGAAAAATAAGGATGTCCCACAAAGAAATTATTGGTTCCGTCCATTGGATCAATCACCCATAAATACTCGTCACCTCGGCTAATCGTACCGATTTCTTCAGAGTAAATAGAATGATCGGGAAAGTGGCGGTGAATTACTTCAATAATGCGGCTTTCACTCTCTCTATCTTCTACTAGCTTGACATCATTGTGCGATTCCAATTCAGGGAACAATTGTTGTGAAAAACGTTGCTTTAAATAAGCTCCCGCTGTAAGTGCTGCCTCTTTTGCAATTTCTAGCATGGCTAATTCTCCTCACTCTTGTATCTGTTCATCTTTCTTCATATCTATATCTTTTATTCTGGACTTTCTATTTGAATAAGCTAGATTCTTCCGCGGTCAATTATGACAAAGGTTCCAGTACCATGCGCAATTAACCGATCCTGATCGTCATAGACAGACCCCTCCATTACGGCCATTAGTCCACCTCGATGAATCAGTTTAGCAACTGACTTTAGCTTCTGACCTTTACCAGGACGTAGA
The nucleotide sequence above comes from Brevibacillus laterosporus LMG 15441. Encoded proteins:
- the rsgA gene encoding ribosome small subunit-dependent GTPase A, with product MDLKTLGWNQNFEQHFAAYSDPTYIVGRVTLEHKRIYRVMTEGGELLAEISGKMRYQAFDREDYPAIGDWVVMQPRWEEQKATIHAILPRQSKFSRKAAGNALEEQIVAANVNTVFLVNALNLDFNLRRIERYLLVTWESGANPVIVLSKADLCEDIESKIAEVESIALGVPIYAISTFAHQGLEQLLPYVQTGQTVALLGSSGVGKSSLVNALSKEQLQIVQEVRSGDDRGKHTTTHRELFLLPSGGLMIDTPGMRELQLWDSNEGLADTFKDIEELAERCRFYDCRHTTEPGCAIKAALEEGTLTDKRYQNYVKLQRELAFLARKENRQAQAAEKNRWKQINKSLRDAPKKR
- a CDS encoding IclR family transcriptional regulator: MEEPKATVRSVERALDVLLCFTDATELGLSEIAARIGLHKSTVHRLLAALESKGFLQRNVQTEKYRLGFRVWELSANLTREDDPAVILLPEMEKLRDLLGETVSLYVIDGLERIRIQAVQSNQPIRRVAPVGAKMSLAVGASSKVLVAFADQMLLQELLTSPNWPDSVEKPQYQEQLKLIKQVGFATSSEEREVGAAAVSAPIYDKQGKVFAALSVSGPSSRLTEEKMKEIAAPIMHAAFRMGKMLM
- a CDS encoding HD domain-containing protein; the encoded protein is MILNQTGVRIEQQLQFLREIDQMKHIYRQTLLLNGSRRENDAEHSWHVAMLAMVLQEHASGTEVDLLRVIKMLLLHDIVEIDAGDTYVYDDRGYLDKEARERAAADRIYALLPDDQEVEFKGLWEEFEQRITPEARFAVALDRFQPLLFNYYTEGATWKTNHITRDQVIKRVKQPIQEGSESLWTYAEELINSAVEKGYLLA
- a CDS encoding DNA translocase FtsK; protein product: MASLFERLKKFWQEMMEVEVEVHEQDDNREAKHVPIDEEQPIEFVSRQPRQTSSTRARTKNIYPRNHNEQELNEFMERTRPRFFRFPVVPDSEFEKQRKTKRRLTDIASDKMPSQYQRNQGQSEQGLWDSRESRNNTDYAFTQQERIASESEGRQRWKAGSLEQPVTDRYAQRGQKESDSRYSRHSSHATYQEEHVPSSTSGDSYNQSEPYSFKKPFAPTELFSPIYGKIKEGDNTVKKEQIRQARINEDGQIVIVTVDEPVREAEHEEYEKPEVDSLREQAAALAAQRLQAARQGKTSELSVQEKVYRSELEAADISKPEAVEQAESEVSEVVQPKAVFEQAEPEMSKAVEPEAVEQAESEVPGAVKPEAVFERAEPERSEAVEPEAVEQAEPEVSEAVKPEITAYEQSDTPAVSSGLVDFEQQELKNVVSVQHEMSGAVHARDVMLKQEHVHNLSISDEKNTVEEKQPVLPIPFSYVAAKEDSITDEVHIDRVEQVQTVEEPKTTAISTVQPEAPVFPAVQPTESELVGEASLKISPNASQNHSEKLTSREDLPEERPMYEFPSTSLLTPTQALTEDDYEHTLDQKNLLEETLSNFNVNANIVNIVKGPSVTRFELQPAPGVKVNKITGLSDDIKLNLAAKDIRIEAPIPGRNAVGIEVPNNKSEPIFIRRILESDKFKNHPSPLAIALGMDIGGEPIVADIKKMPHGLVAGSTGSGKSVCINSIIISLLFKSTPEQVRLLLIDPKMVELAPYNNLPHLVTPVVTDAKQATASLKWAVEEMEKRYALFVEAGVRDIERYNQTTDDQLPYIVIIIDELADLMMVSPQDVEDCIIRIAQKARACGIHLLLATQRPSVDIITGNIKANVPTRLAFAVFSQIDSRTILDQSGAERLLGRGDMLFLESGAPPIRLQGNYVNDDEIDAVTSVIKKQRKPEYIFTREELEAQVSSIEMGDDPLFHEALVFVAEQGQASASSLQRRFRIGYNRAARLIEMMEASGYVAGQNGGKPRTVLITAEDAQALGEGSNLF
- a CDS encoding inositol monophosphatase family protein, translated to MLEIAKEAALTAGAYLKQRFSQQLFPELESHNDVKLVEDRESESRIIEVIHRHFPDHSIYSEEIGTISRGDEYLWVIDPMDGTNNFFVGHPYFSVSIALEHRGELLVGVVYNPIANQLFWAEKGKGAYLNGTPMHVSNKNVLARATGSYVRGREALTKEQEIETTRDLFLHTKRLMRNYSPALDFCLLANGWLDYIVMEKTNMMDVAAGVLIAQEAGAKMTGWCAEAFTYEAYHPELLVSMIVSGGALQDELCNMMRDYC
- the pyrH gene encoding UMP kinase, producing MPRYKRVLVKLSGGAVAGGKGFGFDPDRLTHIADEVEALLRLGVEVAIVIGGGNIFRGNMANEWGIGRVEADNIGTMATVINSLMLRGVLNNRTDHEVRVMTANPINSVAEPYIRLRAMHHLEKGHVIIFAGGNGQPYVTTDYPAVQRALEMEADAILVAKHGVDGVLNGDPRILAKTKLYESLSYDDVIRQGLKVMDQSAIILARDYALPIHVFNFDKKHVMKRICEGENLGTLVSDQVGTVLSSH